The genomic stretch CGTTGTTTGACCAATGGCAGATCTTTTTGGATCAGATTACCTGCTTGGTCATAGCGGTAAGTTTGGGAATAAAGCTGTTCTCCTGTGTTAGATCTACCGCGTTGTAGCCGTACACAACATGACTGCCGTCGGGAAGTGTACTGGAATGAATACGTCCTTTCCGGTCGTATACATATTTCATCTGCAGACCATTGCCCAACGTTTCTTCAATGAGGCGATCACATCTATCAATTGAGCGCGAATGGGAGGATACTTTGCCAACTTTAAACGTTGGGAGGATCTTCTCGAAGAAACTCAAACCAAGGAATTAATGAGGTTGAAAAATAATTTAATGATTTGAAAAGGCTGCTTTTAAATACTTATGGTAAATTTACCTCAGAATTTAAACACTTAGAGGAATGGAGTCACAATATTACAAGCCGTCTAGGATGGCTAAATGGGCACATTCCGGAAGAACATTGTAGCGCTTTGCAAGACGAAAATAAAGTTAGGCAAAACTTGATGAGGATCTATAAGCGTGCAGCTAAAGTCCCAGTCGCTTGCAGGACATTCAAGCTGTTTTTGAGCCTAGAAGAGGAACAATCAAGACCATAGAAGATGCCAATTAAATCATAATCTTGCATCTTTTGTTAGATCAATAGAAGTTCCAGTCAGTTTGATACGAACTTCTATTTTTATTTGGATTAATTTATTGGGAGCAGGTCAGTAATAGGTCAAACATTTAAGGATTTTTAGATTCATTACCTTTTTCCAATTCTACTTTTAAATTTATAGGGAATAAAATTTCCACATTATGAGATTTATCGTGAGTCCAATATGTCGCTCCTTTTTCTAATAATTTGAGGTATATTTTTCGATCCTTTTCATCTAATGGAGGGATCTCTTCATGAATGATTTGGATATTAAAATTTTCTATCCAATCCAAA from Parachlamydia acanthamoebae encodes the following:
- a CDS encoding barstar family protein, with product MTNFKFFDKFPHEQNFNSKLIVIPKGIKNRFDLIQFFMDKLDFPDYSNTNWDSFYENFTNLDWIENFNIQIIHEEIPPLDEKDRKIYLKLLEKGATYWTHDKSHNVEILFPINLKVELEKGNESKNP